CGGCAGGCGTGATTTCCTGAAGCTCGCGGCGCTGGGCGGGGGTGCCGTATTCGCGTCTCGACTGAGCGGGTTTGCCGCCGCGGCGCAACGCCCCGGCGTGCCGGCCGGGGACGATTTCTTCTTCGTCCAGCTGTCCGACGTGCACTGGGGGTTCGAGGGCCCGCCCAACCCCGACGCGAAAGGCACGCTGCGCAAGGCGGTGGCCGCCGTCAATGGCCTCGCCCGACAGCCCGATTTCGTGATGTTCACCGGCGACCTCACCCACACCACCGACGATCCGAAGGAGCGCCGGCAGCGGCTCGCGGAGTTTCGCGAAATCGTGAGCGGGCTCAAGGCGAAACCGGTGCGCTTCATGCCGGGAGAGCACGACGCGGCGCTCGATCGCGGGGAGGCTTATCGAGAATTCTTCGGGGACACGCACTACGTCTTCGACCACAAGGGCGTGCACTTCATCGTGCTCGATAACGTCTCCGACCCCGCGGCACAGATCGGCGACGCGCAGCTGCAGTGGCTGGCGAACGATCTCGAGCGTCTTCCGAACGACGCCAGCATCGTCGTTTTCACGCATCGGCCGCTGTTCGATCTCTATCCGCAGTGGGACTGGGCCACGCGCGATGGCGCCCAGGCCGTCGACCTGCTCCTGCGGCATCCCAACGTCACGGTGTTCTACGGCCACATCCACCAGGCCCATCACCATACGACCGGGCACATCGAACATCACGCCGCGAAGTCCCTCATGTTTCCGCTGCCCGCGCCCGGGTCGCAGCCGAAGCGTGCGCCGCTGCCGTGGGACCCGGCGCAGCCCTACCGGGGCTTGGGCTGGCGGACCGTCGAGGCGAGCGCACCGGACGCAAGGTATTCGCTGGCCGAGTTTCCGGTCTCGGAGGGCTAACGTCATGGATCTCAAGGCCTATCAGCTCAGGTTCGTGACGCTCGTCTTTGCTCTTGCCACCGCCTGCGTTGCGCACTTCGTGACCGCGCAGCCCGGAGAGCGGGTCGTGACAGTGGTCGCCGAGCGGTTCCAGTACACCCCCGCCGAGATCCGGGTCAGGAAAGGCGAGCCTGTCGTGCTGGAGTTCACCACGCGCGACGTGACGATGGGCTTCAACGCGCCGGAACTCGGCGTGCGCGCCGACATCGTTCCCGGGCAGGTCGCGCGCGTGCGCCTGGTGCCGGACCAAGCCGGGACGTTCG
This region of Betaproteobacteria bacterium genomic DNA includes:
- a CDS encoding cupredoxin domain-containing protein codes for the protein MDLKAYQLRFVTLVFALATACVAHFVTAQPGERVVTVVAERFQYTPAEIRVRKGEPVVLEFTTRDVTMGFNAPELGVRADIVPGQVARVRLVPDQAGTFAFYCDIFCGSGHEEMTGTIVVTEGS
- a CDS encoding metallophosphoesterase translates to MVDRIGRRDFLKLAALGGGAVFASRLSGFAAAAQRPGVPAGDDFFFVQLSDVHWGFEGPPNPDAKGTLRKAVAAVNGLARQPDFVMFTGDLTHTTDDPKERRQRLAEFREIVSGLKAKPVRFMPGEHDAALDRGEAYREFFGDTHYVFDHKGVHFIVLDNVSDPAAQIGDAQLQWLANDLERLPNDASIVVFTHRPLFDLYPQWDWATRDGAQAVDLLLRHPNVTVFYGHIHQAHHHTTGHIEHHAAKSLMFPLPAPGSQPKRAPLPWDPAQPYRGLGWRTVEASAPDARYSLAEFPVSEG